The DNA segment TCAAGCCATTTTTCGCTCGTTTCCTGGACAAATGGACGGTTGAGTGATGAGCTTCCGTCGATGGAGTATGGTTCGTCTCTTTACCAATCGCCTAATGTTGACCTCAATTGCTTTAAAATAACCCAACGACTCGATCTCCGACGTAAGTTGCGTTAGCGTTAGCGTGAACTTACTTTTTTGTAATGAGGAAATAGCTTTTAGCTGATCGTTAGCTTCAAACTACGCCGTTGAAGTAGAGAAGATTTAGTGCTATTCGATAAGTTATCGCTACAATGGCGGCAGTAACCTTTCtcactgttttatttttcttttaacaCCTAACGCAAATCGTATACGGTTTCTGATGCTCGCTCTTCTCACGAAAATGGCCAACCAAATGTGCTTATTTTTCCCAATTTACATGAACTATTGTTCTGCTTGTTATCTTCTATGAATTTAGGCAACAAAAATCGACGCTAATATGTTTAACTGTTAAATTTCCACAGCTTTGTGCAGGAATTTGTTTCAAGCCCGCTAGATGGTGTGAGTTTGTTGCTGGAGGTATTACGAGCGGTCCAACTGAGCCAAAGTGCTCCTATGAATGGAACCACTACGATGCCCCCCGGCGGTTTGGCACGGAACAATCAATCCTATCAAAGGCGTGCTTTACTGGATGAATTGGCGTGTTTGTGAGTAGTACTaataaagcaaacatttttacaattttcatcATGAATCTTCATTCTATGCTGTTTCCCTTCCTAGACAATGTTTAAGTATCTGCTGCACGAGAAGTCCAGAGGCTGGCACACGATTGGGTACGACGCCGATAGGATTGTTGCCCCTGGCCGCAGCAGCTACCGGTACGGGCATAAGATCGCGCATAGTAGCACTTCAGCTGCTAACAATAGCCTGCGACAAGTCAGCTTTAGGCGATGGAACACAGCGCAGTCAACTGCACGGACACACGGCAGTTTCCGAAGCGCTATCGACACTCCGTTTGCGTTGCGCTGAGCCCGTGCGGTTTCGGCTGTTGGTAGGAATGCTTAACAGCGGCGGAGGATCGGGCGAATTGCAAGCAATCGGGATGAGGTTCATCAACACGTTTCTCGAGAGCTCGGAAAACATTCAGACGCGATTGTACCTGCAGGCGGAGTTGTTTCAGGCGGGACTGGATCCGTCCCAAATGTGTAAAACCATTTCATCGACCTCACCATGGTTAGAGCGGCTTCGTTTGGAGGTGAAACGCTGGGATGCCATACGGATCGACATTGAGCAGCTGCAGTTACAGGCCCGGTCCGCTGAACAGGTCCGCAGTCGTTTGGTTATCCTAGAGCGTCGAGTACAAATCCTGCATGAGGAGAAAACTGTCCTAACTACCATGGAGAGAAGGCTACAGGAACGGTGTGCGGAGCTACAGCGAGAGGTCCTGCGCCTAAAGGGCACTGCCAGCAACAACAGTACTGGTGCTAAAGCTCACGAGAGTTCCAACTCTTCGAGTCTAGAAAAGAGACCAGTGGCGTTGCCGCGCCAGGTACCACCTCaaccaaaacgaaacaacactTCAGAGAACGACGATGAAGGTATTAGCAGTTCGGAGACAGGGCAGTCCTCGACTCCAGAACCTCCACGTCTGTATCCGGCTCAAAATGGAGGATCAAGTTCAGGCTCGCACAAGTTCAGCATATCGCTTACCCAAGAGAGCACCGTTCCTATGCACGAACTGAATGGGAATGGCGAAGACGATACCAACGCAACGATCGAGGATGTAATCGAGGAGCTACAAAACATCGTGAACGATGCAGAGCGCGAAATTTCAGACCAGAACGAGATTCTCTATCAACAAGTGGATGATATCCCTGAACAGGCATTGTACAGTCTCGAAATTTCGAACGAACACGAGATTGTACCTGTAAACCTTTTGCCGCAACCGCCGCGAAAGTCAAGATCGCTGGCACATCTGATTTCGAATCCATCTGATGGAGAAGGATCTGGTTATGATTTGATGATGGTTAACAACGAAACCAAGGTGGACTTTTTTGAAGATGAAGAGGACGCGGGAGTTGTGAAAACAAGCTTCGATATACCTGCAACAAGCTTGCCACTGGAAATTGCCCATGAATCGCACCCGGGCGTCATTGCAGGGCCGGATGTGATCCATACAGCAGCCGAGACAGGCACTGTGCCGGCACAAGGTCTACATCACTCACGCAGTCGGCAGCCTACGACGAAGGATTCAAATCGAGCCATACTCAACGTCATAATGGACGCACGCGATAAAGAATCGCGTCTGCTTAGAGCTCAGTCACTGGAGCGCGATCAACATGTCTCACAGTCGGCTGCACCACAGCAGTTTAatggtgtattttttatgactGACATGAACAGTGCCGGCAAGTATCCAAAACCGGACATTACGGCAGCACTGGAAGCAAAGAAGGTGACCAAGAACCTGGATCGTATGGGTGCATATGGAGTCGATTCGATGATAGACATAGTCATGACGAATGAGCAGCGattaaataaagcaaatgCGTACGCAAAATCACGCATGGCAGCTGCCACAGGGCCACCCAACCCAGCCAACGGAGCAATGCCGAGCAAACTAACCGGCAACAATAATTTCAAGCTTCGGCCGAACACCGGCACCGCACATCATCCAAGCTTCTCGATTGGCACCGGAATGGTACGTGAAGCTAGCCGCAGTCAAACAAATGTCGGAGGCTCTAAGGTAACAGACTTACCGTCTGGATTGTACTAGACTAGCAGCGATTCGCAGACTGACTACGTAGTGAAGTATTCATATTCTGTTGGAATCACTGCACACTGCTCAaagtttttgcttcgttttaaTGGACACGGTCGTGCAATATACTATTTATTCTTTTAAATCGTTTTACTTTTGCTTAGTGATAGACGTTTGGCGGCACTCATTTTCGGTATTTAATAAGCTCAATTAATATTTACGATGTACAAGAACGCAATATTTGTCTTAGATATGTACTTCAATATGACATAAAATATGACGATCCGCCTCGCGATCGTTTCAACAAactctgttttattttttatagctACCAACCACGATGGTTGTTCATTCTCGAAATTGTTGCGccgtttttctttgtgttaAGTAAttgagaaataaaataaacaacatcaacatcggaagtatttgttttattgcaataaCGTAAGAAACTGAAATACTAAACTGAAACGTTGTTCAATAAAAGCAAGACAAATTTATTATTGACATGTTTCTCAATTTTCTCAAATGCATAACAGTTATTCCAATTCTTGATTAGAAACATGCCATCATTAATACTGGTGAAGtgaataatttgaaataacGAGATTACCAAAGAGGCAGgcccatggtacagtcgtcagctGTACACGACTtaaaacaacatgcccgttgtgtgagttcaagcctcatatggcAGTCTCCCCGTAGCATGCACTGACTATCCGACTGCATGGTACTAATTAAGTCTCGAAGGCTTTTGCAGACCGAACATGATcgcgtaggtcgttacgccaaatagaagaaggagTAAATACATTACAGAATTTTATAGAAATGAAAATACAAGGATCGATGCTTTCATATTTTCCAATTTAGGATTGGTGTCACAGCGAAGCTTAGTACTTATAGTATTTTGAGCTACAACAAGTTATCGTTCTATACAATCTTTCGTTTACTACTAAAACGTGCTTCATTAAATGAAAGCCAAAGGTCTTAGAACTGGACAACATTCTGGCAACACTAAACCCGCCAGATGCTTTTCACAAAACCTGGCttaaattttcttttaaatgcTACTAATGAcattcttcttattcttctttggctcaacaaccgatgtcggtcaaggcctgcctgtacctacttgtgggcttggctttttCAGCCCAGCTATGCTACACAAACAATCTCGGTTATTGAGGCAAGCACATTGCGAACCCAATGTTAAAGAAAGAATTATTACAAATATAATACTTTTTTCTATCCATAATAAATCTGTCCATTCTACACTACTAACAAAATATTCCTATAATCATTAATCAATTAATTAATCGCTAAAAAACTCTACTAATCGCTTTTACGTTCAATGATGTTTCTgaaaagaaaatttcaattatttagGATAGCGATAATGATCCCTGGATATGATGTTTTGCTAATTTGATGCTGTTCATTATTCTCTGTGCTATCCTGTTGCGAATTTGTTCAGCTGAATTTGCTATAGAAATCTGAAATTGTTTATGGAACGCATGTTCGTAACGCGTTTCCtgttttattagtttaaataaatacaaaaagacGGCTTGCGATGGTACGTTGATTTTACGAAGCCTTATCGTTCTTAACGTTTCCTTCTCCCTTAAATTCGTAATTGCGGTTAGGTTGAAAAATGTAAGCGTCGTGGCGATCGCTCGTTTATAAaagtttataaaataaaagtagccggtctcgtagtacagtcatcAATTCGTAGgacctaacaacatgcccgtcatgggttcaaatggaccgtgccgccatacgtaggactgactatcctgctatggggggggggggggggggggggggggttaaatccttaagtcactgaaagccaagcccacaagtggtacaggcaggccttgaccaacaacggtAAGATTAGATTGAGTATGCAAATAGATCCAGTTACATAAAAAACCTTCGTTTTGTAAAACTTTATTGCtatataaaatgaaatttgtaaaattcaatcaaaatttatttgaaccatattaaaaaaaaacaggagttTTAGCAGTccaccaaaaataaaaccaaaattaaaaaaagttttctatttataaaaaaaaaactgcaagaaTCAACTAACACGTTTCGTTGCTAAtagaaaaacacattctaaaTATACTACTTAGCATACCTGCTGGAGCATACCTTGTTATCGTGTACGGTTTTGTCTGCTACCGAAGCTCGAGCTCCTGATTAgctgtgttttctttttctctgcGTCAGGGCGGTATTTTGTCCGGCGGTACGTACAGCTGGCTGGTTTTGAAACATCAATAAACAGAACTGGGAGACATAGCATGGTGCACAGTTGTAGGGAAAAGGGTTTGCTTGTAGCGTCACGTCTGGCGTTGAGCGAGCTGGTGACAAAACGACCGATAGATAACTTCAACGCAAACCGATGGGTGGAGTGCATCCAATCAACGATTTTGGGTTGCGCTCTGCGTGAAACACACGCCGCGTGCTTAATCAGTGTTCAACAAACCACGGGCAGAGTCGAACGCGGTATTACAAAAAAAGCTGTGAGAATACATGATTAGAAATTCACTACAGAGTTTCGGCCCGAGCAATTCTAGTCCATCTCATATTCGCCTCTAGCGTAAGTATGCTTGTGTTTGGAAGTATTATGTAAAAAAGTGAATGAAGTGAATAAATTTTGcaaaggcaaagaaaaaacTGCAAACTAGCAGTGTAACTACATTAAATAAATCATACCGATCATGGTTGTAGTTCAGATCAGCGGTTGCTTCCCTGTAGCTCTAGAAAAGTGAACAAAATGTGCCTGATAAATGATAAGTGATATCTTGGTTTCGTGCTATTTATCGCGTCACCACTTCTTATCGCATGCACCTGCCAAGCAACACATGGACATGGCGAAATTTGTTCACCACCGACCGATAAACTATCGGAGTTGCCATCGTTCTCGCTGATAGGATTAACCTTCCTTGCTTCAATCGATGTAAAAAGGGTCTTTCTAAAAAAAAGCTTACCTTTGCCTCTTTTCCAGAAATTATTCTGTACCACGAGTTACAAGGTTGGGATAGCAGACGCCACCGTACAATGGCTCACTTAAGACCCCTGGTGCCGGAGCTGGCGGAAAAAGCACGCAACGAATTGAACGAAGTTCCCAGCCGTATTACAGACGACCTAGCGGCCCTGAAAGCTTGGCTGCTGAAGCAGCCCCATCTGAACCCTCGCATGGATGATCAATTTTTGGTGAATTTTCTGCGAGGCTGCAAGTATAGTCTGGAAAAGACGAAAGAAAAACTCGACAACTATTACACGGTGAAGACTGCGATACCGGAATTTTTCGACAACCGTGACCCAGACAATGCATCGCTGCAGACCTACATGTCGTTCGGGTACGGGTCGTTCTTTGCGTCAATGGTTGGACAAAGAAGAGATTGATAAGCGGgcagcattttttgtttcttttctttgcttgTTCTAGTGTCAACCTTCCTCTTCCCCATACACTTGAAGCCGACGGTCCACGATTTATGTTGGTGCGCATGGGTGCGTACGACGCCAGCAAATATTCCATCGTGGACGTAATGAAAGTGTGCTACATGATCACGGATCTGTTGTTAGTGAACGATGACTCTTCCATTATCGCCGGCCACATGGTATTGGTCGATTTGAGGGGTCTCACGTTCGCCGGACTATCACAATTCAATCCCACATTCATCAAGTGAGTGGCGAACGCAAACCGATCAAACAGCATTCGTTTGTAGAGGCCGTTGATAACCAGTGATATCTTTTTTCCCCCTAGGAAAATGACTTCCGTTATTGAAGCGTTCCCGATTCGCACCAAAGGCATACACTTCATCAACCCGTCGTCTGGATTTGACGCTCTCTTCAAATTGTTTCATGGATTTTTAAGCAAAAAGATACAGGAGCGCATTAAGGTTCATGATTCATTCGAGGCTCTCCATGCGGTTGTCCCCAAAAAATACCTCCCTGAGGAATATGGTGGTAGCGGAGGACGGTTGAATGATATCATCGAAGATTGGCGCAAAACTTTAGTGGCCAATCGAGCCTTTTTCGCCGAGGATGCAAAATACCGAAACGACGAACGAAAACGACCAGGCAAGCCGAAAAACGCTAGTACACTGTTTGGCGTGGAAGGGTCGTTCCGAACGCTGGAATTGGATTAGAGCATTACAAGCAACACATCCAATTAGGGAAGAAACCAAAAAGCTAATGAGAAGCATACTGTTTGTGGAAAACGCTCAACGTCTCTTTAGATGCGACAAAGATACGCATactataaattaattttaacccTGCATGTCCAAAACAAACGTTCGATTGCGCAATTCATTGACAAATAAAACAGCACATTGAGCAACTcaaattgaattcatacaacGATTTGCTTGTTCATCATCTTGCCGTGGTATAAAAATAGCTAGGTATATCGAAGGTTGGTTGTCGAGATTCTGTGCACTAGTATAGGATTTAATTTGCTTTCGATTACCGTCGTCATGCTTGGTCGTCATACAATATCTTACATAAACAATGGTCTATTAGCTGGCTCAATTTTCCAGGATCAATTTGATAATGTCACTGATAACAACTATCTCGTCGGTAGCCGTCGGTTTATCAATCGATTAAGACGTTCTTTGAGCTAACATCATCGCAGGAGCGTTAGCACCGTTTCTATTTCGAGTCTGACTGACCTACGGTACTGTTGTTAGTGTGGCTGTGGTTTGCTAGACTTTATCAACCCAAAATGTCTAATATTCGCCCCATTTCTCAACAATTACAAGAGGTCGCTAAAAGGGAACTCAACGAAGACGAGTCCCAGGTGGACAGTCATTTAAAAGTGATCAGATCGTGGCTCATCGAGCTCGACCTGCAGTGCAGTCTTGTCGATGATCAGTTTTTGGTGGCATTTTTGCGAGGATGCAAATTTAGTCTCGAGAAGGTGAAGAAAAAGATTCTTCTGTTTTATCAAACCCGTTCCGAGCTACCACAAATCATCCAAAACCGCGATCCGTTGGATAGTGATGTGCTTAGAATTATACGCATGGGGTAACTTACTCGTTGCAATGTTGCAGAGCACGTTCCACGTTAACATATACACCCATTTCCAGTGTGGGGGTCCCATTGCCAGAAACAGAGAAACCAACGGATCCGAAATTATTCATAATACGTGTTGGCTGTTTCGATGTCAACCAGTGTACATTTGCTGACATCATAAAGGTGGGTACAATGATCAACGATATTCTGATGCGCGATGACGACCAAATGGTGATCTGTGGGATGGCGCTAATCATCGATCTCAAGGGAGTCACTGCCAACCATTTGATGCACTTCGAGATGGATCTGTTGCGTAAAGTGGCTATCTTAAATCAGGATGCATCGCCACTGCGCATGCAAGGCATCCACATACTCCATCCACCGCCTGGAGCACAAACGGCGTTAAACATCTTCAATGGACTACTGTCGGAGAAAAATCAACATAAAAGAGTAAGTAAAACTATGTGCAACATAAATAATGGATGTTACATAACGATCTTTTACTCCGtttttgttaatataattCCAGATTTATACACACGGGCGAGATCTGAAATCACTGTATCAGCATTTCTCGCCTGCAATACTGCCCAAGGAGTACGGCGGTGATCTGGAATCGATCGATACACTCGCAAAGCAATGGGAATTTAAATTGGCAGACAATCGCAGTTACCTCATCGATATGGCTTTATTGACCTCACAACCTTGTTCTTCGCCATCCTCGGTATTGAAAAATGGTTCCACACAACGCAGCTTCGGAACCGAAGGCAGTTTTAGAAAGCTAGACTTCGACTAGGTGGAAAAACATTAATGCAAGTCAAGGGTATATTTTGAATTGAGCGTTGCTTTTTCAATGGATTCTGTAATTAACACTatttatataatttaattCAGTTCGGTTTCCAAAGATAGCTATCtattattaaaacacatcgaacTATGCTTGATTTTCACATTTGTGTCAGTACTGAAAAATCCACAATCCACACAAGTTACATGAGACGCACGACAAACGACAAGCTTGACCCTGATATGTATAATTTACAAGTGGCATAGTCATGGACTCGATATGTGGaaatttatcgtttttatgtctaaaaacataataaatgtCCGGAATTTGAACCAACATCGTTTTTATGCCGATTCTCTATATTATAAAATTTGTTCTTGTTTATATCGTGAAAATAGATATACGATAagtttcctgtttttttaatgttaaaataCAAGATCTTCTTCCAAACACGTTTCGCGTTTTTTTAGGTTTACTGTGAGTTCATGCAGACATATTAATTTATAAACTTTAATATAAGCTAATCTACTTACCTGTAGGTAGAATTAGACATTTATTGGGTTCCCACTCGGAAGGCAATTCCTGAGCAAACTCCTGCATATTACAGTTAAACTGAAACATCAACTTGCTCGTTTAGTGGTTAACTACAAACTTAGGTACCTCAGGTAGGGAGGCTTTGACTACCACAGTGTTAAGTTTATGCTTTTCTTATTCTCAATTTCCTATTTTCAAATCACTTTGTacattttgttgtaaaagaaTTTGgctatttattgattttgctATTACGTTTGATATTCGCTGTGAGCTGAGCGCATATGGCGAGTTAAATGTACTTTAAATTTGTACGTTTTCAAACAATCACTAACATTACATTGAAAACGACGTTCAGTGCTGTGCGACTGAACGTGTTTTTCTGCCAAAGATCGGTAGCGTAACTGTTTACCACAATCTAAGCACTGGTATACTGTTTTTTCTCCAACAGTGATCACCATCAAGTTATGTTCTGCCTGGTGTGCCAGGTAGTCCTTCATATCATTGAACTTGCTCTGGCAAAGCGAACAGTAATGGGTGCCTTCATGACTTTGCTCGTACTCTTGAGAATGCATCTGTATTAAGTGTTCTAACAGCTCGGAAGGTATTTTAAATACTTCTTCACAGTATTGACAACTGATGGCAACTGTAGCAGTTCGCTCTAGCGATTTGCTCTGAGCTGCGATTTCGTTTTTCTGATGACTGTTGAAATGTCGTACAAGATTGCGGTTACGTTTGAAGCTTTTGCCACATGTGCTGCAAACGAATGGGCGATCGGTTTGATGTACGCGTGAGTGATCGTGCAGGGTTGCTTTGGAAGGGAACAGTTTGCTGCATACTACACAAAGGTATTTCCTACCTCCGTGCTTTGCTATGCAATGCTGGTTCAGCTCAATTTGACTATAGTAGGCCCGGCCACAGTGGGTACACTTGAAAGATTTCTTTTCCGAGTGTCGCACTTCATGCAGACGCAGTGACGTCCGATCGGCGAAGGTTCGCTCGCAGTAAGAACATGAATAGTTTTTGATTTGATAATGTATCTTTAAATGCTTTCGAAGTGTATTCCTGCCACGGTATGTTCCGTCGCAAAACATGCACTGAACAATAGGTATTTTTCGATTGTTGCGATAACAATAATCCACCACTTTGGCATTGATGGCTTTGATATTCATGTCTTCAGTAATGCAATGAACTGATTCCCGTTCAACAGGGGAAGTATGGGACACTTCTTTTCCTATTTCAGTTGCTGGAGTCTCAAGCACGTCCCTTTTATCATGTACCTCGACGGTGGCCGTGCTCAGTTCTTCATGCTTGTCTACTGAATCTTGCCGCGTTCCAATGTATTCAATGTATTGTGCGCTTTGTTCTTCTTCGGCAACAAAATGTGGACCATCGCCATCGTCGATGTAATCCGGTTGTTCTGTGTCCACCATAAGCACTTCAACGGTTAGCTGCTTGTCGCCGTTTTTAACACCCGTCGATTCGGTTATACATTTCAGCAGAATTTCGTACGACTTGATACACGTTGCTTCGTAGTCCACAAAATCCTCGATTCGTTGCAAGCACATACTGCAGATGTTGTTGGGCAGTCCGTCGTTTTCGTCCACTTTCGACATAATGATTTCGATGCCTTTTTGCAAACGTTTGTTGATATTTCCATCGGGCAAAAACAGTGGAAAACAGTCATTGTCCGATAAACAAAATCGGCAAACAAGATTGAATCTCGTTCGTAGATTTTCTAGCGTAAGTTCGTTCATTTCACCGTTGCGTGTAAAattgcttgtgtttgtttatcaaaTCAACAACACACGACGGAGGCCAGTTTTGGCAAATTTAGAATTGTTGACAATTTACAATTGACAGTTCTACTTGACATAAAAGTGCATCTAATTTTTCCCcgatttttaataaaaagaaaaactcatGTACTTTGTATGTGcatcttaaaaaaatattatttcataCTAATCCAATAACATTGAAAtacaaattatttgtttttgttcgaaCTGAAAATAAAGTGCATCGATTTAATATGGCGGAGAGAACATTAGGTTTTATGAGCTAACCTGCTGTCTTGCCAtttgcagcagaaaaaaatctgGAGGACCACTCTTGTCCCGGCTTTCTGAAATATTTTGgagaaaaactaaaataaattgGATTTAGTCAGCAAAATAAAGGAATATCTAGCACTATGACGGCGTTTGAAGGTTGGTATAGTTCGAGCTTACTTGTAATCTGATATTATTTCTAATTGATACGTTTGCTTTGTAGAATTCGGTGTTATGCCGGAGATTGCAAAGGCTATCGACGAGATGGAATGGATGTTGCCAACCGATGTCCAAGCTGAAGCGATTCCATTGATTCTGGGCGGTGGCGATGTGCTGATGGCAGCTGAAACGGGAAGCGGCAAAACCGGCGCATTTTGTTTGCCGATTCTGCAAATCGTATGGGAAACGCTGCGAGACATTAAGGAGGGTAAAACGTGCAAAACAAGTTCCCACAAAGGGCAACCTTGGACGTTTTCGTATACCGATCGTGGACAGGCGATGGCTATCACTCCGGACGGTTTACGCTGCCAGTCGCGGGAATTTAAGGAATGGCACGGTAGTCGATGTACCACCGGTGTCCGCGGAAAGGGTAAATACTATTACGAAGCAACAGTGACAGATGAAGGGCTGTGTCGTGTTGGTTGGTCCACCGAACTGGCCAGTCTGGATCTCGGTACCGATCGTTTCGGGTACGGCTTTGGCGGAACaggaaaaaaatccaattgcAAGCAATTCGATGCGTACGGGGAAGCATTCGGGAAACAAGACGTCATAGGATGTATGCTTGATCTAGATGGCAGAGAAATAGCTTTCTCTAAAAACGGAACGTCTCTCGGTACTGCTTTCAAGCTGAGCGAAGCAGATGCAAAAAACAACTCTTACTTTCCCGCCGTCGTATTAAAAAATGCAGAAATCGCATTCAACTTTGGCCAAACCGATTTTAAGTACCCGTTGCCGGCTGGATACGCAGCTGTGTGTAACGTTGCTAAAGAAAATTTGACCGAAAATCCCAACACTGGTCCGTCCGGTAGCGCTGAAGGAGAAGCCGCAAAGCCGAAGCCGAACGCCCCTCAGGCAATAGTCATTGAACCTTCGCGAGAGTTGGCTGAGCAAACGTTCAATCAGATTcgtaaatttaaaaaacaccTCAAAGACCCGGAGGTCCGCGAACTGCTGCTCATCGGTGGCGTCAATGTGCGTGAGCAGATCGAAGTGCTCCAGCGTGGGGTGGACATAATCGTGGCAACGCCGGGCCGCCTTGAGGATCTGATTGGAGGCGGGTACGTGTTATTGAACAGTTGTCGGTTTTTCGTTCTGGATGAAGCGGATGGACTGCTGAAACAAGGGTACACTGAAATGATTGACCGATTGCACAAACAGATACCAAAAATCACATCCGACGGCAGACGGCTGCAGATGGTGGTTTGTAGTGCCACGCTGCATTCGTTTGAAGTGAAGAAGATGGCCGAAAGACTAATGCACTTCCCAACCTGGGTCGATCTGAAGGGCGAGGACGCCGTTCCGGAAACTGTGCATCACGTGGTGTGTATGGTGGATCCGCAGAAAGATATCAGCTGGCAATCCATGCGTACCCATATCCAAACGGATGGTGTGCATGCACGGGACAATGTGCGTCCGGGTTCGAACACTGCGGAAACGCTGTCGGAAGCTGTAAAAATGTTGAAAGGAGAGTACACTCTGAAAGCGATCGATGAGCACAATATGGATCGCGCCATCATCTTCTGTCGTACGAAGCTAGACTGCGACAATATGGAACGTTATTTGCGACAAGTAGGTGGGCAGAAATACTCGTGCGTATGCTTGCATGGCGATCGTAATCCGAAGGAACGGAAGGCCAATTTGGAGAAATTCAAGAACAAGGAAGTGAAATTCCTTATCTGCACGGATGTTGCGGCCCGCGGTCTGGACATCACGGG comes from the Anopheles coluzzii chromosome 2, AcolN3, whole genome shotgun sequence genome and includes:
- the LOC120947882 gene encoding uncharacterized protein LOC120947882, whose product is MGNIMSSSDSTLPRQQTNRERCAYYRTTSQDQIDYTTTKRCYFEDDIDSNRNNDHATYNNRQQSPTQENSRMLFLLYLIHRTWNVVVDSVDQKGKKSRLGPPPNAEDKIASNYLYNEDFDIDLNLTDLDDQSSMYESQYTFCTCSYCEEESDRSPFNNVPGNRFSFCESDLSYCLYQMAPSAGKSPPGGTQIGPPDANDASMGWNANVKQENQRPPVFNPEDYVISLKKYGRRGSNGNFKSIYDTSANEDHATKQDKSNDNVRAQTLPHKNSDYRSPISAPPEMDGEMSLRQFGSVTDLLTKLRADLRASFPSFVQEFVSSPLDGVSLLLEVLRAVQLSQSAPMNGTTTMPPGGLARNNQSYQRRALLDELACLQCLSICCTRSPEAGTRLGTTPIGLLPLAAAATGTGIRSRIVALQLLTIACDKSALGDGTQRSQLHGHTAVSEALSTLRLRCAEPVRFRLLVGMLNSGGGSGELQAIGMRFINTFLESSENIQTRLYLQAELFQAGLDPSQMCKTISSTSPWLERLRLEVKRWDAIRIDIEQLQLQARSAEQVRSRLVILERRVQILHEEKTVLTTMERRLQERCAELQREVLRLKGTASNNSTGAKAHESSNSSSLEKRPVALPRQVPPQPKRNNTSENDDEGISSSETGQSSTPEPPRLYPAQNGGSSSGSHKFSISLTQESTVPMHELNGNGEDDTNATIEDVIEELQNIVNDAEREISDQNEILYQQVDDIPEQALYSLEISNEHEIVPVNLLPQPPRKSRSLAHLISNPSDGEGSGYDLMMVNNETKVDFFEDEEDAGVVKTSFDIPATSLPLEIAHESHPGVIAGPDVIHTAAETGTVPAQGLHHSRSRQPTTKDSNRAILNVIMDARDKESRLLRAQSLERDQHVSQSAAPQQFNGVFFMTDMNSAGKYPKPDITAALEAKKVTKNLDRMGAYGVDSMIDIVMTNEQRLNKANAYAKSRMAAATGPPNPANGAMPSNHRTMAHLRPLVPELAEKARNELNEVPSRITDDLAALKAWLLKQPHLNPRMDDQFLVNFLRGCKYSLEKTKEKLDNYYTVKTAIPEFFDNRDPDNASLQTYMSFGVNLPLPHTLEADGPRFMLVRMGAYDASKYSIVDVMKVCYMITDLLLVNDDSSIIAGHMVLVDLRGLTFAGLSQFNPTFIKKMTSVIEAFPIRTKGIHFINPSSGFDALFKLFHGFLSKKIQERIKVHDSFEALHAVVPKKYLPEEYGGSGGRLNDIIEDWRKTLVANRAFFAEDAKYRNDERKRPGKPKNASTLFGVEGSFRTLELD
- the LOC120947881 gene encoding alpha-tocopherol transfer protein-like, which translates into the protein MSNIRPISQQLQEVAKRELNEDESQVDSHLKVIRSWLIELDLQCSLVDDQFLVAFLRGCKFSLEKVKKKILLFYQTRSELPQIIQNRDPLDSDVLRIIRMGVGVPLPETEKPTDPKLFIIRVGCFDVNQCTFADIIKVGTMINDILMRDDDQMVICGMALIIDLKGVTANHLMHFEMDLLRKVAILNQDASPLRMQGIHILHPPPGAQTALNIFNGLLSEKNQHKRIYTHGRDLKSLYQHFSPAILPKEYGGDLESIDTLAKQWEFKLADNRSYLIDMALLTSQPCSSPSSVLKNGSTQRSFGTEGSFRKLDFD
- the LOC120947880 gene encoding zinc finger protein 184-like, which gives rise to MNELTLENLRTRFNLVCRFCLSDNDCFPLFLPDGNINKRLQKGIEIIMSKVDENDGLPNNICSMCLQRIEDFVDYEATCIKSYEILLKCITESTGVKNGDKQLTVEVLMVDTEQPDYIDDGDGPHFVAEEEQSAQYIEYIGTRQDSVDKHEELSTATVEVHDKRDVLETPATEIGKEVSHTSPVERESVHCITEDMNIKAINAKVVDYCYRNNRKIPIVQCMFCDGTYRGRNTLRKHLKIHYQIKNYSCSYCERTFADRTSLRLHEVRHSEKKSFKCTHCGRAYYSQIELNQHCIAKHGGRKYLCVVCSKLFPSKATLHDHSRVHQTDRPFVCSTCGKSFKRNRNLVRHFNSHQKNEIAAQSKSLERTATVAISCQYCEEVFKIPSELLEHLIQMHSQEYEQSHEGTHYCSLCQSKFNDMKDYLAHQAEHNLMVITVGEKTVYQCLDCGKQLRYRSLAEKHVQSHSTERRFQCNVSDCLKTYKFKVHLTRHMRSAHSEYQT